The proteins below are encoded in one region of Sulfolobus sp. A20:
- a CDS encoding universal stress protein — protein MVFKNIILAYDGSDNAKRALDIAIDLAKKYESKLIIIEVIDTAILSGMGLAPVPNEVIQQIYDKASSDVKDAKDKALKSGVKDVETVTVEGDPASTILDIAGKSGADLIVTGSRGLSTIKRLFLGSVSSRIVHEAKIPVLVVK, from the coding sequence ATGGTTTTCAAAAATATAATTTTAGCTTATGATGGATCTGATAATGCAAAAAGGGCATTGGATATAGCCATAGATCTTGCAAAAAAATATGAGTCAAAGTTAATTATTATTGAAGTTATTGATACTGCTATACTTTCTGGGATGGGATTAGCTCCCGTTCCTAATGAAGTTATACAACAGATATATGATAAGGCAAGTAGTGACGTTAAAGATGCTAAGGATAAGGCGTTAAAAAGCGGAGTTAAAGACGTAGAAACTGTCACTGTAGAGGGAGATCCCGCGAGTACTATATTAGATATAGCTGGAAAAAGTGGGGCTGACTTAATAGTGACAGGTAGTAGAGGTCTCTCTACTATAAAAAGGTTATTTCTGGGAAGTGTATCTTCAAGGATAGTTCATGAAGCTAAGATTCCTGTTTTAGTAGTTAAATAG
- a CDS encoding DUF4364 family protein — MNYKIRKRSSIEIILDILKSCEESCNITKVIYEAGINYAVAQKYVNELIKVNVLIVEGEGNKKLYKLTEKGKVLKEHLEEFLELRNKLELEREKLKELFARSMIL, encoded by the coding sequence ATGAATTATAAAATAAGGAAGAGATCATCTATTGAGATAATATTGGATATATTGAAGAGTTGTGAAGAGTCTTGCAACATAACTAAAGTGATATATGAGGCAGGTATAAATTACGCGGTCGCACAGAAATATGTCAATGAATTAATTAAGGTGAATGTATTAATAGTCGAAGGGGAAGGGAACAAAAAGTTGTACAAGCTTACGGAAAAAGGAAAGGTCTTAAAAGAACATTTAGAAGAATTTTTAGAACTAAGGAATAAGCTCGAGCTGGAAAGAGAAAAGTTAAAAGAACTTTTTGCAAGGAGTATGATCCTCTAA
- a CDS encoding APC family permease, protein MEKKEEKTLRKELSLLNLVIIGIAGAVGTGILFSSAAMASLAGPAMVLSWLLGGIFYLTIGLTYVQLALNYPEAGGPSRYALYSHGRVTNMLNAFSDLIWYLFIPPIEALAVVEAINFFTSPHGIVLINSSGYPTSLGALLGVLVMLLFIPFNYYSVKFFGTSTTVFGIIKLLLYLAVALGFLIFLFNSMNFVKYGGFVPFGFAGIFSAIPLAMFAFGGIRVIPDYAEETKDHKVLGKAIVYTVLGQTLIYIIFAIAFIGSLNWTGLGIKPGDWTDIQNVPGNPFIDIAGASNLYSLLILTSVIGIVGPFVVGYIYQGGGMRVLFAMARSKYVTDKMKELNKYSVPLWALIVFSVVGAIVAYISAPLPTIYGLISDAVVAGYIGFSVNPVAMHSLISRGKIKPIFPLYQVISFLAFIFAGLIVYWSGWPSVPYAVLLLTIVSVIFSIVYRVKEDFINSIWYIVYIGFLTLLTYIGSVGALSLLNFYYASLVCVIGSALFYGWGVISSKK, encoded by the coding sequence ATGGAGAAAAAAGAGGAAAAAACTTTAAGAAAGGAATTATCCTTGTTAAATCTCGTAATTATAGGAATTGCAGGAGCTGTAGGAACTGGAATACTTTTCAGTTCAGCTGCTATGGCTTCGTTAGCTGGTCCTGCAATGGTTCTATCATGGTTGCTAGGTGGTATTTTTTATCTCACGATTGGGTTAACTTATGTTCAACTTGCATTAAATTACCCAGAAGCAGGAGGCCCTTCCAGATACGCCTTATACTCTCATGGCAGAGTTACCAATATGTTAAATGCGTTCTCAGATCTTATTTGGTATCTGTTCATTCCCCCTATAGAGGCCTTAGCAGTAGTAGAAGCAATAAATTTCTTCACATCCCCTCATGGCATAGTTCTTATCAACTCCTCTGGCTATCCTACTAGCTTAGGTGCATTGCTTGGCGTCCTAGTAATGCTTTTATTTATACCTTTCAATTACTATTCAGTTAAGTTCTTTGGGACTTCCACTACCGTATTTGGAATAATAAAACTTTTATTATATCTAGCAGTAGCGTTAGGATTCTTAATATTTCTATTTAATTCTATGAATTTTGTAAAATACGGTGGATTTGTCCCATTTGGATTCGCAGGTATATTCTCTGCTATTCCCTTAGCAATGTTCGCATTTGGTGGAATTAGAGTAATTCCGGATTATGCTGAAGAAACTAAGGACCATAAAGTATTAGGGAAGGCTATTGTTTACACTGTCTTGGGACAAACACTTATTTATATAATCTTTGCAATTGCTTTTATAGGTTCGCTAAATTGGACAGGATTAGGGATAAAACCGGGGGATTGGACTGATATTCAAAACGTGCCAGGTAATCCGTTTATTGACATTGCGGGAGCTAGCAACCTTTACTCTCTACTGATCTTAACAAGTGTAATTGGTATTGTTGGACCATTTGTAGTAGGGTATATCTATCAAGGAGGTGGAATGAGAGTGTTATTTGCGATGGCGCGGTCTAAGTATGTCACAGATAAAATGAAAGAGTTAAATAAGTATTCAGTACCATTGTGGGCGTTAATAGTGTTTAGCGTAGTCGGAGCTATAGTTGCTTACATTTCAGCTCCATTACCTACAATTTACGGTTTAATTAGCGATGCTGTTGTTGCGGGATACATAGGGTTCTCTGTAAATCCAGTAGCGATGCATAGTTTAATCTCTAGAGGTAAAATTAAGCCCATCTTTCCATTATATCAAGTAATTTCATTTCTAGCCTTTATCTTCGCAGGGCTAATAGTTTACTGGAGTGGTTGGCCATCAGTTCCATATGCAGTTTTATTGTTGACAATAGTTTCAGTAATATTCTCAATAGTATATAGAGTTAAAGAGGATTTTATTAATAGCATTTGGTATATTGTATACATAGGATTTCTTACCTTACTAACGTATATTGGAAGTGTTGGTGCTTTATCATTGCTGAACTTTTATTATGCCTCACTAGTTTGTGTCATAGGCTCAGCTCTATTTTATGGTTGGGGAGTAATATCTTCTAAAAAATAA
- a CDS encoding CBS domain-containing protein: MKVKEVVIERVPILIEDSYTIKDALDMMRKGNTNFLLVTNKQGEIVGIVTQKLIIRGLSSNVSLSDNISKVMSRTIITVNGDEELLDIFVMMVKNNVNYVLVVNNSGRPISVLSLREVLYSIQKECDRE; this comes from the coding sequence ATGAAGGTTAAGGAAGTAGTTATAGAAAGAGTACCAATATTGATTGAAGATTCCTATACAATAAAGGATGCTTTAGATATGATGAGAAAGGGTAACACCAACTTTCTGTTAGTTACCAATAAACAAGGAGAAATAGTTGGAATAGTTACGCAAAAGTTAATAATTAGGGGGCTTAGCAGTAACGTCTCCTTAAGTGATAATATATCTAAGGTGATGTCAAGAACCATAATAACAGTTAATGGAGATGAAGAGTTATTAGATATCTTTGTTATGATGGTAAAAAATAATGTAAATTATGTACTTGTAGTAAATAATAGCGGTAGACCAATAAGTGTATTATCACTTAGAGAAGTACTATATAGTATTCAGAAGGAGTGTGATCGAGAATAA